One window of the Streptomyces sp. NBC_00259 genome contains the following:
- the zwf gene encoding glucose-6-phosphate dehydrogenase — protein MTSRSHSTHHGPVPDDHVIVLFGATGDLARRKLLPGLFHLAKAGLLPARYRIVGSAPPQSALSDDEFRKRAREAVAEFGSSKPEGKVWQEFEDALSFGAADPDDPAPLLAAVGEAERAVGGSPRRLFHLAVPPAAFASVIETLGATGLAEDARVIVEKPFGTDLASARALNATIHAVFDESQVFRIDHFLGKESVDNILALRFANGFFEPVWNRDHISHVQIDVPEKIGIEGRAQFFEGTGTFRDMIVTHLFQLLGFVAMEPPTALSAKPLRDEKEKVFQSMRPLDPAHVVRGQYAGYREEPGVDPHSDTETFVALRVELDNWRWAGVPFYLRSGKSLAQGRHVVTLGFREPALRMFPMAARGHGARNNELVIDFDDPGRIATRFLVKAPGPAMRLSEADMVFSYAESFNSIHALEGYERLILDAMLGDQSLFTRSDGIERLWEVSTPLLDDPPPVEPYAPGSWGPDRVNRLISPYHWSLPGRQ, from the coding sequence GTGACCAGCCGTTCCCACAGCACGCACCACGGACCCGTCCCCGACGACCATGTCATCGTGCTCTTCGGCGCCACCGGCGACCTCGCCCGGCGCAAGCTCCTGCCGGGGCTGTTCCACCTGGCCAAGGCCGGGCTGCTGCCCGCCCGCTACCGGATCGTCGGTTCCGCGCCGCCCCAGTCGGCGCTCAGCGACGACGAGTTCCGCAAACGGGCCCGGGAGGCGGTCGCCGAGTTCGGCAGCTCCAAGCCCGAGGGCAAGGTGTGGCAGGAGTTCGAGGACGCGCTGTCCTTCGGCGCGGCCGACCCGGACGATCCCGCGCCGCTCCTCGCCGCCGTGGGCGAGGCCGAACGCGCCGTCGGCGGCAGCCCGCGCCGGCTGTTCCACCTCGCCGTGCCGCCGGCGGCGTTCGCCTCCGTCATCGAGACCCTCGGCGCCACCGGCCTCGCCGAGGACGCCCGTGTCATCGTGGAGAAGCCCTTCGGCACGGACCTCGCCTCGGCCCGGGCCCTCAACGCGACGATCCACGCCGTCTTCGACGAGTCCCAGGTCTTCCGCATCGACCACTTCCTCGGCAAGGAGTCGGTCGACAACATCCTCGCCCTGCGGTTCGCCAACGGCTTCTTCGAACCCGTCTGGAACCGCGACCACATCAGCCATGTCCAGATCGACGTGCCGGAGAAGATCGGCATCGAGGGCCGCGCCCAGTTCTTCGAAGGGACCGGGACCTTCCGCGACATGATCGTGACCCATCTCTTCCAGCTCCTCGGCTTCGTGGCGATGGAGCCCCCGACGGCGCTCTCGGCGAAGCCGCTGCGGGACGAGAAGGAGAAGGTCTTCCAGTCCATGCGGCCCCTGGACCCGGCGCACGTGGTCCGCGGCCAGTACGCGGGCTACCGCGAGGAGCCGGGCGTCGACCCCCACTCGGACACCGAGACGTTCGTCGCGCTGCGCGTCGAACTCGACAACTGGCGCTGGGCCGGGGTGCCCTTCTACCTCCGCTCGGGCAAGTCCCTCGCACAGGGCAGACACGTCGTGACCCTGGGCTTTCGCGAACCCGCCCTGCGGATGTTCCCGATGGCCGCGAGGGGCCACGGAGCCCGCAACAACGAGCTGGTGATCGACTTCGACGACCCCGGCCGGATCGCCACCCGGTTCCTCGTCAAGGCCCCCGGCCCCGCCATGCGCCTGTCCGAGGCCGACATGGTCTTCAGCTACGCGGAGTCCTTCAACTCGATCCACGCGCTGGAGGGCTACGAGCGCCTCATCCTCGACGCCATGCTGGGCGACCAGTCGCTGTTCACCCGCTCCGACGGGATCGAGCGGCTCTGGGAGGTGTCCACCCCGCTGCTGGACGACCCGCCGCCGGTCGAACCGTACGCCCCCGGATCCTGGGGCCCCGACCGCGTCAACCGGCTCATCTCGCCGTACCACTGGAGTCTGCCGGGCCGTCAATGA
- a CDS encoding HAD family hydrolase: MLGLPDHVRTCLFDLDGVLTRTAKVHAAAWKEMFDDYLRQRAGREGAPFVPFDAVQDYDEYVDGRPREDGVRTFLASRGIELPEGGPDDPPETETVNGLGTRKNDLVLRRIREEGVEAYEGSVTFVRAARDAGLRRAVVSSSANCRDVLVAAGIEELFEERIDGVVVREQRLRGKPAPDTYLAAARLLGAEPGDAAVFEDALAGVEAGRAGRFGLVVGVDRTGQAAELRRHGADVVVTDLAELMESP; encoded by the coding sequence ATGCTGGGGCTTCCGGATCACGTCCGCACCTGCCTGTTCGACCTCGACGGCGTCCTCACGCGCACCGCCAAGGTGCACGCGGCCGCGTGGAAGGAGATGTTCGACGACTATCTGCGGCAACGGGCCGGGCGTGAGGGCGCGCCCTTCGTCCCGTTCGACGCCGTCCAGGACTACGACGAGTACGTGGACGGCCGGCCCCGTGAGGACGGGGTCCGCACCTTCCTCGCCTCGCGCGGCATCGAACTGCCCGAGGGCGGACCCGACGACCCGCCGGAGACGGAGACGGTCAACGGACTCGGCACCCGCAAGAACGACCTGGTGCTCCGCAGGATCCGCGAGGAGGGCGTGGAGGCGTACGAGGGCTCGGTGACCTTCGTCCGGGCCGCCAGGGACGCGGGGCTGCGGCGCGCCGTCGTCTCCTCCAGCGCCAACTGCCGGGACGTGCTGGTCGCCGCCGGCATCGAGGAACTCTTCGAGGAGCGCATCGACGGGGTCGTGGTCAGGGAACAGCGGCTGCGGGGCAAGCCCGCTCCGGACACCTATCTGGCCGCCGCCCGGTTGCTCGGCGCCGAACCGGGCGACGCGGCGGTGTTCGAGGACGCGCTCGCCGGAGTGGAGGCCGGAAGGGCCGGACGGTTCGGCCTCGTGGTGGGCGTCGACCGGACCGGGCAGGCGGCGGAGCTGCGGCGGCACGGCGCGGACGTCGTCGTGACCGACCTCGCCGAACTGATGGAGTCGCCATGA